The window TTGAGTACTCCGTTTTTTTGCACTTACTGCCCTCTAGTGGTCTTGTACTCCAAATCATCTACTTCCATTCATCCAATCGAACATCCGTTTCAcgtatttatgcattttgcaGAAGCTTTTACCCAAAGAGCCTTACATTGCATTCCAGGTAcacattttggtaacactttattttgatagtccactttagacattctactaacagtaagtaactttgcaactacatgtcaactagcagtcattagagtattagtagactgtcttctaacactttattttgatgggtccacaacatacaacatactgactatgagcaACTTTGCCAGTACGTGTCAACTtcttctactaaccctaaacctaacctgaTGATACACGGGGAAACTTTTTGAGCAAAGTTTTTTGGGcactttcccattgagaatgggtaacaaatttctatctggataaTTTAGATCGGTCAtgggccctgtgtctcacctggttgtACATTGATGGCAATATTGCCCAAAGTTGCCTGGCAatattgctcaaaaagttgcccagtgtatcatcagcctgagaggtagttgacatgtagttgcaaagttacttatagttagtagaatatctaaagtggaatatcaaaataaatatttaaatcagtGCATTCCCTTGTCATTGCTAGCGCTCTGGCTCAACTATTTGTAACAGGAAGCCTTCTAATATCATAATTTCATAACTACTTTGCTCCATctctataaaaataataatcacctTTCTCAGCTTTGATGAGGCGTTTCCCGATGTCTAGCGTGACATATGCAGTGCCGTTCAGCACTATGTCAGTGATGGTTCTCCAGGCATTGGGAGAAAGTTTCTCTGAAGGAGAGATGAAGTTTCCAGCAGCATTGTTTATCACCACCTGTGGGTTGACAATGCATATCAGAAACAGTTTTGTGTATTTGGCTGAATCTATTGCATCACTGCTGTTAAGATGGAGACCTAAACCTACATCAGGCAGGCCGACGTCATTTACAAGCTGGTTAACAGCAGCCTCCACTGAAGCAGGGTCTCTAACATTACACTGGACGGCATGGACCTGaaacatgaacatttatcaAACTCTAGGATGATGAAAACAAGTTCTTCACCATAATCTGGAATCCACACAAACTACTCTATGAATATGACAATGTTTGCATAGACTTTCTAAAGTAGAGGTACCTTGTTTCCTGTCTGTTGTGAGATTTCATCTGCtgttttcttcaaaacatcAAGATTTCTGGAAGTGATGTGACGACAGAAGACTTAAGACAAATAATCGCTCAAATTCAAAGTTATTTAAGTTTTGGCTTTGCTTGTAGGGTGCATTCGCAATTATTCAAGAACTAAAAAGACCTACAAATAAAGGGAAGGTGGGTCCAAAGTAAGAAGTCTCTTTATGCTCAACAGGGTACAATTACTTGATcagaattacagtaaaaacaataacagaataacaatttaaaataaccctTTACTAtttggacatattttaaaatgtaatttattcttgtggtggcaaagctgaattccggtcttcagtgtccttcagaaatcattcttatatgctgatttggtgctcaagaatcatttcctattatcaatattgggaacaattgtgctgcttaatactttttttaattttaattttattttaacaagaaTAACTAACCTGCTGGCTATCACGCACTCTGCTCCCAGTGAAGACAGAGTGGTGGTCATGGCTTTTCCAAGTCCCGTTCCTCCTCCAGTGATGAAGGCCACTTTGTTTTTGTAAGTTCCCGGGAGAAGCATAACACCTTCAGAAGGCGGGAAGAATCTAGCTTGAGGAGGCTCGCTCTGGTATAAAGTGTTTGTCCCATTTCCAAACAGCTGTTAAAGGATGCAAAGAGGGTCGTGTTATTTCAATACATTAATTCAGTCTGGAATAAATAGAAACTGGGTGAGAGATCATAATGACAATGCCAGTTCTCTGCTTAAGTTACAGAATTATACATTCTAGTGAATGCAATAGGTCTCTGATGAAAATTCAAGTTTGAAATGCAAATTAGtgtacattattacaattaaaagagATCCTTTCACCCAAATATAACAAACTTTGCAagctatttaaaattaaattctctaaaatgcacattattatattttatatatggtTTATTTATCTAAAGTTCCAGGTATATAAATTACTTTATACTGGCAGCGTTTATGAGATTTCGAAACTAAATTGTAAATGCATGCACAAAATCTTTAGGGCACATGGACAAAATAAAATTCTTACTCGTGCTGGTATGAAGCACTTGTTTGGAGAAACTCTATTTAACACGGTCAGTCCTCTAAGAAGCGCCATTGAatcaaattgaatttatttattttttttaaagagaaagCGTATTTGACCAATGTCATAACATGCAAATAACTAGTGAAGTCGGACTCAGTAACGCCTCTGACGCATTGAAATGACTCTACAACTAAAGTCCGAAAATCCCGAATGATGTCTTCCGGTTTCCGGTTTGCCGGCTGATCTGGGATCAGACACGTGAGACATTTCAACCAATAGCGTGTCGCTATTGAGCTGAGGAACAGATCTCAGATCAACCAATGGAGACACACACCGCTCTAGTTCAGTCCTGAGACATAACAACAAACGAAGCGGCCCTTTTATGTAAATGTCTGTATATTATAGCGTTCGTA is drawn from Onychostoma macrolepis isolate SWU-2019 chromosome 16, ASM1243209v1, whole genome shotgun sequence and contains these coding sequences:
- the decr1 gene encoding 2,4-dienoyl-CoA reductase, mitochondrial translates to MALLRGLTVLNRVSPNKCFIPARLFGNGTNTLYQSEPPQARFFPPSEGVMLLPGTYKNKVAFITGGGTGLGKAMTTTLSSLGAECVIASRNLDVLKKTADEISQQTGNKVHAVQCNVRDPASVEAAVNQLVNDVGLPDVVINNAAGNFISPSEKLSPNAWRTITDIVLNGTAYVTLDIGKRLIKAEKGAAFLAVTTIYAESGSGFVVPSAAAKAGVEKLCTSLAAEWGRYGMRFNIIQPGPIKTKGAFSRLDPTGMFEQVMLENIAVGRLGNPGEIANLAAYLCSDYASWVSGAIIRMDGGEYVSIAGEFNGLKKVTQEQWAIMEAMIRSTKGS